Proteins encoded by one window of Streptomyces sp. NBC_01477:
- a CDS encoding MFS transporter has translation MRQGPLAGRYPAVATMVVLALVPYLALSAALGPITPLIARELGMSLQAMNVTAGMANAGYAVGTVLAVQFAQHLPQRRMLLVYGAVLLIGSVLTAAAVDPAMFIVGHVLQGLCTSLLLIAAVPPLIIGYPAARLRTTAVIMNVCIFGAVALGPVLGGVQANANGWRPLFWAIAGIAAGALVLSAVTFQDTPPNEPGAPIDYIALALATVGCAAAFFGASELLTHPFVDALTCGPLIGGLLLIVILFVHEYTARHPLLCVGSLVSTLPVAGVVAAICAAAASVSAISLTLTTLARHYSPLHLGLLYLPEFGGAVIAAFVFGSVFRTHLLHYFVLVGLLFLTVGIVLMNAAAPPTGPLTSVGSGLVGIGVGSSVVPALFIAGFSLRSTNVQRVFAIIELMRAVAAFMIAPVLLYVAADVGSNPDSGTRTALWICFGISVAGALGAIGLYVAGRVRPPTPSVDGWMSGERPGWDSPPLFARFRRPVERDDSCL, from the coding sequence ATGCGACAGGGTCCGCTGGCCGGCCGCTATCCCGCGGTGGCGACGATGGTCGTTCTCGCCCTGGTGCCGTATCTGGCGCTCTCGGCGGCGTTGGGGCCCATCACGCCGCTGATCGCCAGGGAGCTGGGTATGAGCCTCCAGGCGATGAACGTGACCGCGGGCATGGCCAACGCCGGCTACGCGGTGGGGACGGTCCTGGCGGTGCAGTTCGCCCAGCACCTGCCGCAGCGGCGGATGCTGCTGGTCTACGGCGCCGTGCTGCTGATCGGCTCGGTGCTCACCGCGGCGGCGGTCGACCCCGCGATGTTCATCGTCGGGCACGTCCTGCAAGGCCTGTGCACCAGCCTGCTGCTGATCGCGGCCGTACCGCCGCTGATCATCGGATACCCGGCGGCCAGGCTGCGCACGACCGCGGTGATCATGAACGTCTGCATCTTCGGCGCGGTCGCGCTCGGCCCGGTGCTCGGCGGCGTCCAGGCCAACGCCAACGGCTGGCGCCCGCTGTTCTGGGCCATCGCCGGAATCGCCGCGGGGGCGCTCGTGCTGTCCGCCGTGACCTTCCAGGACACCCCGCCGAACGAGCCGGGCGCACCCATCGACTACATCGCGCTCGCGCTGGCCACCGTCGGGTGCGCGGCGGCCTTCTTCGGCGCCTCGGAGCTGCTCACCCACCCCTTCGTGGACGCCCTCACGTGCGGGCCGCTGATCGGCGGGCTGCTGCTGATCGTCATCCTGTTCGTCCACGAGTACACGGCCAGGCATCCGCTGCTGTGCGTGGGGAGCCTGGTCAGCACGCTCCCGGTCGCCGGTGTCGTCGCCGCCATCTGCGCGGCCGCCGCGTCGGTGTCGGCGATCTCGCTGACCCTGACCACGCTCGCGCGCCACTACTCGCCCCTGCACCTGGGGCTGCTCTACCTGCCCGAATTCGGCGGCGCGGTGATCGCCGCCTTCGTCTTCGGCTCCGTCTTCCGCACCCACCTGCTGCACTACTTCGTCCTGGTCGGCCTGCTCTTCCTGACCGTCGGCATCGTGCTCATGAACGCCGCCGCCCCGCCCACGGGCCCCCTGACCTCGGTGGGCTCGGGCCTGGTCGGCATCGGCGTCGGCTCCTCCGTCGTGCCCGCGCTGTTCATCGCCGGCTTCTCGCTGCGCTCCACCAACGTGCAGCGCGTGTTCGCGATCATCGAGCTGATGCGGGCGGTGGCGGCGTTCATGATCGCGCCCGTGCTGCTCTACGTCGCCGCCGACGTCGGCAGCAACCCCGACTCGGGTACGAGGACGGCCCTGTGGATCTGCTTCGGGATCTCGGTGGCGGGCGCGCTGGGCGCCATCGGCCTGTACGTGGCCGGCCGGGTCCGGCCGCCGACGCCGTCGGTGGACGGCTGGATGAGCGGCGAACGGCCCGGCTGGGACTCCCCGCCGCTCTTCGCCCGGTTCAGGCGGCCCGTGGAGCGCGACGACTCCTGCCTCTAG
- a CDS encoding TetR family transcriptional regulator has protein sequence MKRDVIGRDAEATRRRLLDAATREFAAYGIAGSRVDRIATDARSNKAQIYHYFGSKDGLFDAVFDAMCRETVDAVPIDPDDLPEYAGRLHDSYVERPWVQRLATWYRLERAGSAALLPVVVDSNTAKVRAIAAAQEAGRLPTRFSAPELLGLVLHLSGFWSANIPEYEVVVADGSAAHRREVVVAAVAALLRG, from the coding sequence ATGAAGAGGGACGTCATAGGCCGGGACGCGGAAGCCACCCGGCGCCGCCTGCTGGACGCGGCGACCCGCGAATTCGCCGCGTACGGCATCGCCGGCAGCCGGGTCGACCGCATCGCGACCGACGCCCGCAGCAACAAGGCGCAGATCTATCACTACTTCGGCAGCAAGGACGGCCTCTTCGACGCCGTCTTCGACGCGATGTGCCGCGAGACGGTCGACGCGGTCCCCATCGACCCGGACGACCTGCCCGAATACGCGGGGCGCCTGCACGACTCCTACGTCGAGCGCCCCTGGGTGCAGCGCCTCGCGACCTGGTACCGCCTGGAGCGGGCCGGCAGCGCCGCACTGCTGCCGGTCGTCGTGGACAGCAACACGGCGAAGGTGCGGGCGATCGCGGCGGCGCAGGAGGCGGGCCGGCTGCCCACCCGCTTCTCCGCACCCGAACTCCTCGGGCTGGTGCTCCACCTCTCGGGCTTCTGGAGCGCGAACATCCCCGAGTACGAGGTGGTGGTCGCCGACGGCTCCGCCGCGCACCGCCGCGAGGTCGTCGTCGCGGCGGTGGCCGCGCTGCTGCGCGGCTAG
- a CDS encoding SDR family NAD(P)-dependent oxidoreductase has product MPSTPSVFLVSGASRGLGREIVRAALDAGHQVVAGVRSPESLDDLAAEYGDRLAVVALDVTDDEAARAAVRTAVDRFGRLDVLVNNAGYANVGSVEDVDFDDFRTQVDTNLFGVVRLTRAALPVMREQRSGHVVQVSSVGGRMATPGLSAYQSAKWAVGGFSSVLAGEVGPLGIKVTVLEPGGMRTDWAGSSMRVDPIRPEYAGTVGVMAAMHGPEALGASDPAKVARLVLDVVALDEPPLRLLVGPDAYAYATAAGRALLAEDERWRALSESTTADGATQAQIDPLGQVG; this is encoded by the coding sequence ATGCCTTCCACCCCCTCCGTCTTCCTGGTCAGCGGCGCCTCCCGCGGGCTCGGCCGGGAGATCGTCCGGGCCGCGCTGGACGCCGGCCACCAGGTCGTCGCCGGCGTGCGCAGCCCCGAGTCGCTGGACGACCTCGCCGCCGAGTACGGCGACCGGCTCGCCGTCGTCGCGCTCGACGTGACCGACGACGAGGCCGCCCGCGCGGCGGTGCGCACCGCCGTCGACCGCTTCGGGCGGCTCGACGTGCTGGTCAACAACGCCGGGTACGCCAATGTCGGCTCGGTCGAGGACGTCGACTTCGACGACTTCCGCACCCAGGTCGACACCAACCTCTTCGGTGTGGTCCGGCTCACCAGGGCCGCGCTGCCGGTGATGCGCGAGCAGCGCTCCGGCCACGTGGTGCAGGTGTCCTCGGTCGGCGGCCGGATGGCCACCCCGGGCCTGTCGGCCTACCAGTCGGCGAAATGGGCCGTCGGCGGCTTCTCCTCGGTGCTGGCGGGCGAGGTCGGACCGCTGGGCATCAAGGTCACCGTGCTGGAGCCCGGCGGCATGCGCACCGACTGGGCCGGGTCCTCGATGCGGGTCGACCCGATCCGCCCGGAGTACGCCGGGACGGTCGGCGTGATGGCCGCCATGCACGGCCCCGAGGCGCTCGGCGCCAGCGACCCGGCGAAGGTCGCCCGGCTCGTACTGGACGTCGTCGCGCTCGACGAACCGCCGCTGCGGCTGCTGGTCGGCCCCGACGCGTACGCCTACGCCACCGCCGCGGGCCGCGCGCTGCTCGCCGAGGACGAGCGGTGGCGCGCGCTCAGCGAGTCGACCACCGCGGACGGCGCCACGCAGGCGCAGATCGACCCGCTGGGGCAGGTGGGCTGA
- a CDS encoding ATP-grasp domain-containing protein, whose product MKLCFLVEEHYRHDGMPVEVIRRLRAWGHQVDVLRPGGSLLRMTEVVRAGSHDAWVLKTVSGGPGLTLLEAAACVGMTTINDARSIRGVRDKALAAAIGRSRGLPMPPTYAAARPELLADIPESDYPLVVKPADGSSGRAVHLLAAPDRLAALLPVLRGERLLIAQPYVPNQGVDIKVYCVGDDFYATERNSPLHPDRPHRERRVPLPREVAAIAAQVGAVYGLDLYGLDVLLGPDGPVVVDVNDFPSFRQVPDAASRVASAVLALARGGRPGASPQPAAVPVPVAAGDTL is encoded by the coding sequence ATGAAGCTCTGCTTTCTCGTGGAGGAGCACTACCGCCACGACGGGATGCCGGTCGAGGTGATCCGCCGACTCCGCGCCTGGGGGCACCAGGTGGACGTGCTGCGACCGGGGGGATCGCTGCTGCGGATGACCGAGGTCGTCAGGGCGGGCAGCCACGACGCCTGGGTGCTCAAGACCGTGTCCGGCGGCCCCGGGCTCACCCTGCTGGAAGCCGCCGCCTGCGTCGGGATGACCACGATCAACGACGCCCGCTCGATCCGCGGCGTCCGCGACAAGGCGCTCGCCGCGGCGATCGGGCGCAGCCGCGGACTGCCCATGCCGCCGACCTATGCCGCCGCCCGGCCCGAACTCCTCGCCGACATACCCGAGTCCGACTACCCGCTGGTCGTCAAGCCCGCCGACGGCAGCTCGGGACGGGCCGTCCACCTGCTCGCCGCCCCCGACCGGCTGGCCGCGCTGCTGCCGGTGCTGCGCGGCGAACGCCTGCTCATCGCCCAGCCGTACGTGCCCAACCAGGGCGTCGACATCAAGGTCTACTGCGTCGGCGACGACTTCTACGCGACCGAGCGCAATTCCCCGCTGCACCCCGACCGGCCGCACCGCGAACGCCGGGTGCCGCTGCCGCGCGAGGTCGCCGCGATCGCCGCGCAGGTCGGCGCGGTCTACGGGCTCGACCTCTACGGCCTCGACGTGCTCCTCGGCCCGGACGGGCCGGTCGTCGTGGACGTGAACGACTTCCCCAGCTTCCGGCAGGTCCCCGACGCGGCCTCCCGCGTCGCCAGCGCCGTCCTCGCCCTGGCCCGCGGCGGGCGGCCGGGCGCGTCGCCGCAGCCCGCCGCCGTACCCGTGCCGGTCGCGGCCGGCGACACCCTGTGA
- a CDS encoding ATP-grasp domain-containing protein produces MRIGLITPDPGHPLLAAATALLTSPGGHRVEVLDPAAATPDGTPADVYLLKSRTPRALALARELESRGARVVNSAAATGRCQDRTAMARDALRAGLPFAPTRSYASGAELALGEAASAGPVVVKSRHSRKGDVVVRLDSASRIRDFAAGAAHEPYVVQDFVRNPGWDHKLWAVGPHLFAAVRRSELSPHAPGGGPVPLAELPPAWPALVRRVGEVFGLDVYGVDVIDGGGGDALIVDVNAFPGIRNQPGAPEALAELALRAGRESLR; encoded by the coding sequence GTGAGGATCGGCCTCATCACGCCCGACCCCGGCCATCCGCTGCTGGCCGCGGCCACCGCGCTGCTCACCTCCCCGGGCGGCCACCGGGTCGAGGTGCTCGACCCCGCCGCCGCCACGCCGGACGGCACGCCCGCCGACGTCTACCTCCTCAAGTCCCGCACACCCCGCGCGCTCGCCCTCGCCCGCGAACTGGAGTCGCGCGGCGCCCGGGTCGTCAACTCGGCCGCCGCGACCGGGCGGTGCCAGGACCGTACGGCCATGGCGCGGGACGCGCTGCGGGCCGGGCTGCCCTTCGCCCCGACCCGCAGCTACGCCTCCGGCGCCGAACTCGCCCTCGGTGAGGCCGCGTCGGCGGGGCCGGTGGTGGTCAAGAGCCGGCACAGCCGCAAGGGGGACGTGGTCGTACGGCTCGACAGCGCATCACGCATACGGGATTTCGCGGCCGGGGCGGCGCACGAGCCCTACGTCGTCCAGGACTTCGTGCGGAACCCGGGCTGGGACCACAAGCTGTGGGCGGTCGGCCCGCACCTCTTCGCGGCCGTCCGCCGCTCCGAACTCTCCCCGCACGCACCCGGCGGCGGCCCCGTCCCGCTCGCCGAACTGCCCCCCGCCTGGCCCGCCCTCGTCCGCCGGGTCGGCGAGGTCTTCGGCCTCGACGTCTACGGGGTCGACGTGATCGACGGGGGCGGCGGCGACGCGCTCATCGTCGACGTCAACGCCTTCCCCGGCATCAGGAACCAGCCCGGCGCCCCCGAGGCCCTGGCCGAACTCGCCCTGCGGGCGGGACGCGAGTCCCTGCGGTAA
- a CDS encoding SCO7613 C-terminal domain-containing membrane protein, with amino-acid sequence MDAHRCPDCRSYAGPAVADGGPVMCPVCRLPLDGPEILELRGLDAELIGVEERRWALHQRRAALVGALRARRPGTVPAPAGGAAPWTDAPTRSAQTVLLTLGGLLIIVAGLVFTLVSWGRFGIGGRAAVLTALTVLALAAPLTLRRRGLDATAETASAVGLALVLLDAYAARAADIGGLLGVGGAGYWAAVTGLGALATAAYGRLTRSVLMPYAALLLLQCTAPLAAGALHTHATGLAYALLVTAVLDLAVGTWMPMALGAAGMWTAAAGVLAAAVAYADDTYGSALRACVPLVLAAALSLAAAVRPRRLPAAAAAAAAVLGGLALIAAAGVTPRLALPATWTPLAAAAPAALLAVLCLLRLPPLPATDTSHPRLSPEGARSDDASASDPSPHPREPVGGALSDDTVVSGGATGRAAAGGGGGAQVQQPATSWLAAHPRLPLWGGLLGAAAFVLGVAGLGVVPGLARVLAGREGGGVVAVVAGVVAVVSGGAVRRFGRAAAGLRCGAVLAGAAAVVAAPVAVGLPYAAEVGVAGLAAVGGGVHLLRRPAADPAPQLCALLAPGAVALFWSLPSDAAALTVWAAAAVLAACLAAGGRIRVPAAAFAVCAPGYEAARAATAAGLAPHLAAFAVLGVAVATVPVAAALKGRVALAVEYSGYAAGAAALVATTSHPDALSVALAVAGAACAGLALRADRRMAGATGAAALLAASSWVRLALAGVGAPEPYTVSVSAVLLALGHLRRRRDGSVGSWAAYGSGLAFSLLPSLVAAWADTHWLRPLLLGLTALAVTLLGARHRLRAPLATGGAVLLADAAHELAPTVAQSIGHLPHWAPVAAAGGLLLYVGATYERRLLTAQRLRQGFRTLR; translated from the coding sequence ATGGACGCACACCGCTGCCCCGACTGCCGCTCGTACGCCGGCCCCGCCGTTGCCGACGGGGGTCCCGTGATGTGCCCCGTGTGCCGCTTGCCGCTCGACGGCCCCGAGATCCTGGAACTGCGGGGCCTGGACGCCGAGCTGATCGGCGTCGAGGAGCGGCGGTGGGCGCTGCATCAGCGCAGGGCCGCGCTGGTCGGGGCGTTGCGCGCCCGGCGCCCCGGTACGGTCCCGGCGCCGGCGGGCGGCGCGGCGCCGTGGACGGACGCCCCGACCCGGTCGGCGCAGACCGTACTGCTCACCCTCGGCGGGCTGCTGATCATCGTCGCCGGGCTGGTGTTCACCCTGGTCAGCTGGGGCCGCTTCGGTATCGGCGGCCGGGCCGCGGTGCTCACCGCGCTGACCGTGCTCGCGTTGGCGGCGCCGCTCACCCTGCGCCGGCGCGGTCTCGACGCGACCGCCGAGACCGCGTCGGCGGTCGGCCTGGCGCTGGTCCTGCTCGACGCGTACGCGGCCAGGGCCGCGGACATCGGCGGGCTGCTGGGGGTCGGCGGTGCCGGGTACTGGGCGGCGGTCACCGGGCTCGGCGCGCTGGCCACGGCGGCGTACGGCCGGCTCACCCGGTCCGTGCTGATGCCGTACGCGGCGCTGCTGCTGCTCCAGTGCACGGCTCCGCTCGCCGCGGGGGCGTTGCACACCCACGCCACGGGCCTGGCGTACGCCCTGCTGGTCACCGCCGTGCTGGACCTGGCGGTGGGTACGTGGATGCCGATGGCGCTCGGCGCGGCCGGGATGTGGACCGCGGCGGCGGGCGTACTGGCGGCGGCGGTCGCGTACGCCGACGACACGTACGGGTCCGCGCTGCGCGCCTGCGTACCGCTGGTGCTGGCCGCGGCCCTGTCCCTGGCCGCCGCGGTCCGCCCGCGACGGCTCCCCGCTGCCGCCGCCGCGGCGGCGGCCGTCCTCGGCGGCCTCGCCCTGATCGCGGCGGCCGGCGTCACTCCGCGGCTGGCCCTCCCGGCCACCTGGACCCCGCTGGCCGCCGCGGCCCCCGCGGCCCTCCTGGCCGTTCTCTGCCTCCTCCGCCTCCCGCCGCTTCCGGCCACCGACACCTCACACCCGCGCCTGTCCCCGGAGGGCGCCCGGTCGGACGACGCTTCTGCCTCCGACCCGTCGCCGCACCCGCGGGAGCCGGTGGGGGGCGCGCTGTCGGACGACACCGTCGTCTCCGGCGGCGCGACTGGCCGGGCTGCCGCCGGGGGCGGCGGTGGGGCGCAGGTCCAGCAGCCCGCGACGAGCTGGTTGGCGGCGCACCCCCGGCTGCCGCTGTGGGGCGGGCTGCTGGGGGCCGCCGCTTTCGTGCTGGGGGTGGCGGGGCTTGGCGTCGTGCCCGGGTTGGCGCGGGTGCTGGCGGGGCGGGAGGGCGGTGGAGTGGTGGCCGTCGTCGCCGGAGTGGTCGCCGTGGTGTCGGGGGGTGCCGTCCGGCGGTTCGGACGGGCGGCGGCGGGGCTGCGGTGCGGGGCCGTGCTCGCCGGGGCTGCCGCGGTGGTGGCCGCGCCGGTGGCGGTAGGGCTGCCGTACGCGGCCGAGGTCGGGGTGGCCGGGCTGGCGGCGGTGGGTGGCGGCGTACATCTGCTGCGGCGGCCCGCGGCCGATCCGGCGCCGCAGCTGTGCGCGCTGCTCGCGCCGGGGGCGGTCGCCCTGTTCTGGTCGCTGCCGAGCGACGCCGCCGCGCTCACCGTGTGGGCCGCCGCGGCGGTCCTGGCCGCGTGCCTCGCGGCCGGCGGCCGTATCCGCGTGCCCGCGGCGGCGTTCGCGGTCTGCGCGCCGGGCTACGAGGCCGCCCGCGCGGCCACCGCGGCCGGACTCGCGCCGCACCTCGCGGCGTTCGCCGTGCTGGGCGTCGCGGTGGCGACCGTACCGGTGGCGGCGGCGCTGAAGGGCCGCGTCGCGCTCGCCGTCGAATACAGCGGGTACGCCGCCGGGGCCGCGGCGCTGGTGGCCACCACGTCGCACCCGGACGCGCTCAGTGTCGCCCTCGCCGTCGCGGGCGCCGCCTGCGCCGGGCTCGCGCTGCGGGCCGACCGGCGGATGGCGGGCGCGACCGGCGCGGCGGCGCTGCTCGCGGCGTCCTCCTGGGTCCGGCTGGCCCTCGCGGGGGTGGGGGCGCCGGAGCCGTACACCGTCAGCGTGTCCGCCGTGCTGCTGGCGCTCGGCCACCTGCGGCGCCGCCGTGACGGGTCGGTCGGCTCGTGGGCGGCGTACGGCTCCGGGCTGGCGTTCTCGCTGCTGCCGAGCCTGGTGGCCGCGTGGGCCGATACGCACTGGCTGCGCCCGCTGCTGCTGGGCCTCACCGCACTGGCGGTCACCCTGCTGGGCGCCAGGCACCGGCTGCGGGCGCCGCTGGCCACCGGCGGCGCGGTCCTGCTCGCCGACGCCGCCCACGAACTCGCCCCCACCGTCGCCCAGTCCATCGGCCACCTCCCGCACTGGGCCCCGGTCGCCGCGGCCGGCGGCCTCCTGCTCTACGTCGGCGCCACCTACGAGCGCCGCCTGCTCACCGCCCAGCGCCTCCGCCAGGGCTTCCGCACCCTGCGCTGA